From the genome of Trichocoleus sp.:
CCTCGTATTTTCGAGAAGTTTTACCGGGTTACCAGTGCCGATCGATGGCAGCAAGGGGGAACGGGTTTGGGGTTAGCTTTGGTGAAAAAGCTGGTAGAGCATTTGGGAGGAACGATTGAAGCCACAAGCATTCAGAAGCAGACAACTTTTAAGATAGAGTTACCCATTACTGGTTGATGAATAGCGAAAGATATTCCTTGCAACCTTATGAACGAACAATTTTGGATGGAATCTATGATCAAGATTAAGCAGCTATGAAACATTAAGGCACTAGAGCACTTAAAATTTTAGCCAGTTGATAAAGGTCTGTAGAAGTAGCCAGCCATTTAGAGCAACAATAATTGAAGCGATTGCCCAAGCAACAACCTTCAGCCATTTGGGATTAACAAACTCGCCCATCAAGCAGCGATCGCTCGTAAACATAACCAGCGGAATCACGGCAAACGAAAGTTGCAAACTCAACACCACCTGACTAAAAACTAGCAACTGTCCTGTGCTCTCCGAAGAATACGATCGCAATTAAAGCCGGAATAATTGCCAGTAGCCGAGTTGCTAATCGACGCAACCAGGGTGGAAGCCGAAATCTCAAAAAGCCTTTCATCACAATCTGCCCTGCCAGGGTTGCTGTTAGCGTAGAACTTTGCCCTCAACATAAGTAAATTCTCGATCCCTAGCCTGCGTGGAAGAGAGATCAGGGATTTGTTTAAGTAGAAGTACTATTTGTTACCTTGATAGCACATGTTTAAGTAGCGTTAGTACTATCCCAATGAAAGGCTATATGCCGAAAAATACCATGATCCGAGGCGTTGCAGCAGCGATCGCGCTATCAACCCTCTCCCTGTTCGCCAGCGCACCTGCCTTGGCTGAGGCCGTTTCCTTTACGCTGACTAATGGAACCAGTCGCGCCCTGGAGGAATTCTATGCCTCTCCTCCCTCCACACAATCCTGGGAAGAAGACATTTTGGGGGTTGATGTTCTGATGCCAGGAGAGTCTGTCGAGATCACTATCGATGATGGTAGAGAAGATTGCCAG
Proteins encoded in this window:
- a CDS encoding divalent metal cation transporter encodes the protein MRSYSSESTGQLLVFSQVVLSLQLSFAVIPLVMFTSDRCLMGEFVNPKWLKVVAWAIASIIVALNGWLLLQTFINWLKF